The Ziziphus jujuba cultivar Dongzao chromosome 5, ASM3175591v1 genome segment gaTTTATGTAAGTTTTAATAGATTCACTTTGCACAttttgtattttagtttgactaaacttatataaaactttaaatatatatttaatctcgACTTTTAAAGAGattcaaaaattgataaatgaagttttcaaaaaaaaatttattaaatttaccaaaaaagaaaaattcattaaatGATCCTAATGTGAGAttgactatataaatatatatatatctatatatatatatatatatttatatattatgtttgaAATAAGTTTCCTTAACATGAAGGAACTGCAAAGACTATgtcttaaaattaatatttttgttatataacaaatttatacatataaaaatttccGAACCTTATTCGATACATAATATATTTGACTTTAAAATACGAAATGAAGAATTTCAAATATTGCAGATATGTATTTACGTTCTAAGATAAAATGCTgctactttttcttcttttgtatcCCCCACCAGAGAAgaaaaaatactatatatatatagtatgtttttaattggaCCGACCATCTTTGAAAGCCTGGCACATAAGCATAAGATTTCTTCGTCCATTGTAAATTCTTTGACAAAGATGCCTTTCTTCTAAATCTGAaaactaattctttttttttttccaaaataataagaaattaaagattaatagaaatataataaatgtgAAATGTTATTCTAATAAGCTAGTTagaacatacaaaaaataaaaaaaagtttaataaatgggaatgttttttttgttttctggaaTTTGTCGATACAGCTATGTAAATACTAgcccacaaaataataaacgaTGGGTAGATACAACAAGCTCATATGTACTTCGTATCGTGTTTTTGATTCGGTGATTTTCATGATTATCCAAATTAATAATATGGTAACATATTAGGACCATGTACGTGTTctaaaaatttcagaaaaagaGTACAGCATTTGCcaacatattattattgtttttttcctttttgttgtcGTTTGGGGGGGGGGAGGGTGTTGGGGCGGCGTGGTTGGAGAGAGTGCCAATATGTTAATGGttgaaaaaatgaattaaataggATAACTAAGCcgtaaaatagataaataaaatccaacacaaggcaacaaataaattaCCTCCAAACCTGGACTTGGATAAAATCCCCCTCTCATGGTTATAATGTtcacaagaaataaaaaaaaaaaaaaattgaatatatcatTTGACATAGAAATTCATATCAGTTATAAGTGAAACATGTTTTATTTAATAGTTTCTTCtataaaatgtttatatatttatacataccaATCCGTTTTTtgagagaattttttttctttttttactttgacTATTTgaatgtataaatataaatttgaatgtATCTTTTTATATGTGTGCATTTTTAAgtaattgtatatttttttgaaaaaatacatTTCAATCTGCATGGTAATCCCATTAACACGTTTTGATGGAAAATTTGTtgtataaacaaatatataaatatatatatatatatatatgctttaatATATAAAGACTTTGAAATTCAGGCAAAGTAAACATAATGCACTCTGTGTCATGGAAGGTTTGTCTTATCAGAAGTTTTGAATAGTGTGAAGATAAGCTAATTGGGAGTAGCATGAGCTTTGCCTCTTTGCTGGTGATGACGCTTTCGATTTTGGAAGAGAAGCTACATGTGTAGCACAAGTCAAGGCGTGAATTTAGTCAGTGCAAATGGGAGTTTGAAaagattttcatattattatatacTGCTTCAGGATTCCATCAAAGACTTAACACTCCCCCAAAAGTTGAACCCTAtagttgtgtgtgtgtgtgtgtgtgtgtgtgtgtgagagagagagagagagagagaaagagagagagagagagagagacggagagagagagagagagagagatttctaGTTGTagtagttgttgttgttgttggtattGTGGGGGAAGTTGGGAGGGTCTTTTCATGGAAGAGAGGACGAGAGAGAAAGCAACTGTGGATGAAGTAACAGGTGAGACTGAGTGgaaggaaaaaagagagagagagagagagagagagagaggggagaaGGACTGAGAGAGAAGGAAATACATATATGGAATTTGTGTGTATTGTGGGGGTTATTATTATAGTTATTCAGTGAAAAGCTTTTTGCAGAGAAAGGTGTGGACAAATATtagagattatatatatattggaatttgaTTTGGCAGCATTTGAGAGGCTAGCTCTATCGTTTTCCTTCTTTCAACTGCCTCTATGACATGGATTGAAGTTTTGATGTTCCCCCACCACTCATTGCCCTTTAGACCCTCTTCTtcgtttcttttcctttccaatattttccttgCATTTTTTTATACGCTCAATTGGtatattttcttctattttttggtAAAGGTTTAATAggtatattttcttcttttttttggtaaaggtTTAATTGGTATATTTTCAGGATAATAACAAGACTCCTGTACAAAAAGTAGGAGAAAATgctaattatctttttttctaaatttaactTCCTAGCCCTTATGAACATGAtcttcaattaataaatatttgtttaatttttatttttaatattggaaGAGaggatttaaaatcaaaattattgtaTGAAAAAACAATGACTTTATTGTTAAATTGGTTGTGCATAAACTTATAATTCAGTTAAACTTAATGCTGGTTAATTATAATTCAGTTAATAATTTCTTTCTAAAAGCAAACTATGGGTATATGGTATACAACTTATAGGTAGTATTTTGTGacaactatacatatatatatatatatatatatatgtacatatacacAGATATGTCCTGATATAgaaattctttcttcttctttattttttttatatattttttttcaataatgctTCCTTAAAACGAATGACaaattaaataatgtttttagTAGAGATGAAAACATTTTAAGGCACAGCCAATATTTtgctaaattaatataaataatttgtttaattcTTTCCCTCGGTGGGAAGTTTGTTAGGCGTTGGAATATTCATATTAACCATCGGCCATAAATCTCCACTACCTATAAAATACCAAAGCGCAGATTCTCTAAccgctttctttttcttgaatatGCACTACGCaaatattgaaagaaaattgGAACATGAATACACAACAATAGCTAATGAAGTTAGAAACACCACtaattatctaaatttttttccccttttgaattcatatatatttattattgtttaagcACCACTTTTTCCCCCTAAAAATTCAAGTTTATATGTATGTTGGAGATAGGAGGTAGGCTGATAATTGTTTATACACTAGGCTGATAATTGTTTATATACTTTGGATTTGGAGTCTTAATTTATGTGAAATATTGTTAATATACTTAATAGAGCAAGTTATTATCATCtctgatttgattaaaaagtttcataaattataaaagttgCCTTATATTAATAACTCTCCAAGTGTGAGGTTAACcattgatatatttaattttctgcTAAAATCAGAGAAAAAGGGGGCAAAGAAGTAATATAATcgaagaaatattttaattacaatGCATAAGAAATAAAGAACAGTATTCTGGAAGTCACAATGCATGTGCTGTGGGGGAGCAAGAGACAAGTAGGATCTAGGCGACATGCTCTCATCTCTACACATGCAGAATGCAATAACGAgtgtatatctatatctatatctatatatatatatatatatatatatgtgtatatatatcccATTTCTATTAACCACCCCCTAATTTTGCTGGGACATTGTATTTTTCTGGACATTGTAATCAGTGACAAGACccaatagaataaaattatatatagatgtataatatatattaatgttaattatatatgatgcatgtcttttcttttttgtttggttatcTTATTCTACGATTTGAACCTATACATGTATgcattaaagtttttatttttattttatttttaatgtatacATTAATGTTGATTAACGTTAATCATATTATAATGTTATAATGTTTCTGAAGACAATTATTTCTAAAAccataaagaaatttaattggtgtttgaCTTTAGCTCCATGCCTTTCACACAATTCATATCCATGTAGTAATTCCATACATGTTTAGTCAAAACGTTCATCCAAAATCAAGAACATACGTAAGGATCTTAAAACGAGTCTGAAGAAATTGGATTTACATATTAGAAAAAGTGTTAAGTTGATCTAAATATAATGATGATTTACCttccaataaaaattataattcaatataatatcagaattaaaactttgaaatcctatatagattttaaaaaaaatttaataatttaaaattttgaaataaatagtaatttaatatgttctcaaattttaaaatatttgaagtttTCAATTTAGTGTTTGTATCactctataaaaaaaaagtttttttttttttttgtgtcattTTAATGTTGACAAATAAAACTTGCTAACGATTACTTAATACTTTTTTtcagttcatatatatatatatatataaatacgttgagagagagagagagagagagagagttatattggaattaatttgttttatagtTTTGGGTAGGATTATTGTCATGACATGTGATGCACAAGGCAGgaaagatggagatgttaacattttaaaaacaGTGTTTGATAATGATTTGGATCAGACTTCATATCCAAATTGATGACATTTTCCTCATCCCAAATGCTTTCTCACGTGAGATAACAACGTTTCCCTAAATATTAATCTACTTTTTTACAGTTTTGGTGGGAGAAAACATGTTTATGTAAATCTAGAAGAAGATATGTGTTTCACAATCGATTACTTTTTTAACCGTTTGGATTAATGAATtcaataaaatagaaaccaaattcaTGAACAACCTTTAATTGAAATGACTATATATGCTCCCGCTCCCATGttgtgataaaaataaataaataaataaaataactattcaaattaaattaacattgTTTAGAATCTTTGGTAAATGTTTATTCTTTCAAAAACTTCTTGAAattaaagagaaattatttgacaAGTATCGAATcgcatttcttttttattccccttcccattttatttttatttttgaaggttAAAAAAAACCATTATTAAGCATCTTTAATTAGAGATAAAGCAACATttatatagcttttttttttttaatagaaaagaaACTCTATTAATAAGTTTTCCTAAGACATGTTAAATATtagtaaaaagaaattaataatcttAACCGTAGTCCAATTGAAACTAATTGCAGCAATAAGAAAACCCTGTTTAGTACTACCCTCtatatttaactaattttaggtaaaatgtaaaatataatgtatCATTGTATCCTATAGCCTATACTCTTTTTTCAAGTACACAATATTCCCATCATAATTAGTTTCAACTGTGTGTATATATGCTGGTgtgtatgagagagagagagagaaaggggtggggttttcttttttaatatttaattttttggtaatagagagagagagagagagagagagagagagagagagagagagagagagagagagagagaggtttgcAAGACTTATGTAACTACTATATAGAGAACCTTAAGAAGATGGAAAAGGAATATTAAATTTtccaggggaaaaaaaataaaaaaaaaattctatcctGCGTTTACTAGTTGACCAAACAAACACCGTGTGTCAagcacaaaaacaaaacaaaacaaaagaagggaaaaaaaaaagaaaaaaaaaagaaaaaaagaaaaacccttcCTTCTCTACCAGACCCAACAGCCTTGTACGGTCACCATGCACCAGTAGCCACTAATCTCTCAACCAAAACCTTTTCCAACTCCAACAAGATCAAGATCAAGatcaagaaaggaaaatattgcATATATTTCTATacttctttctatatatataactataagaagaaaaaaatggaaggaGACAGAGGGGTTCCAAATTATGAGCTTCAAGTCTCATTCTCTGCTACCCCTCCACCACCTATCCATGAAATGGGATTTGTCCAGTTTGAAGATCATAACCAGGTTTTGAGCTTCTTATCTcctaacaacaacaacaacaacaacaacaacaacaacaattctcACTCAACTACTCCGCCTCTCAACGGCGGTTCCACTGCAACCACCACTTCTGCTGCCGCCGCCGCTGCCACCGCCACCACTATGGGATTTGGTCACGGTGATCATCTTGCTGCCAGATCTTCTTGGAATAACGACCAGGTTATAAATtgtagatatttatatatatatatatatatatatatatatatatatatataaatattaatcgaaaattaaagaaattcataTAGCTAGAaatatttttgagatttttttttggttaattttaaattaattatttttgtttatccattttcattttgttaataAACTTTGCATTGTGCTATATTAAAACAGGTGGGTACGTTGGATCCCAAGGGTATTAATAATGATGAAAATTGCAGTACCGGTAATGCTAGCGATGGCAGCAATTCGTGGTGGGACTCTTTCtcctctctccttctctctgtTTAAAAAcctatatacacatatacataatatatatatatatatatatatatatatatatatatatatatgagaatatTCTGTTAAATGACAATGAACAACTTATGTTGTTCAATTGTCtcttaattatatgtaatctcGTATGAAATATCACATAGATTACATATAATTAGGCAACCAGTATaaaacaactatatatatgtgtgtgtgtgtgtgtcatatttattttattaggtgTTGTTGCTTAGTTTATTTTGGCATCTAGCTCCGATTCCATATTATTTATGAAAACTCAGTACGTCCATGCAGAAAGGGCACAcgtatttaataatatatatgtattgcatATATTATTGAAGCTGATAATGATATTGTAGAAAAGCCAAGAAGATCTGGAAAGCaattattgtgtatatatatatatatatataatggaagaGATTGAGGTTTCTGGATCCTCTCTTGTGAAGCTGGCTaggtattattaataaattgggAGAAAAATGAATAATGACAGGTGGAGGAGCTCAACCTCAGAGAAAAGCAAAGTGAAAGTGAGAAGAAAGCTGAGGGAACCAAGGTTCTGTTTCCAAACCAGAAGCGATGTGGATGTGCTTGATGATGGTTATAAGTGGAGGAAATATGGTCAGAAAGTTGTCAAGAACAGCCTCCATCCTAGGTACCtaattccaaatttattttattatttcatccaTTCGTTGCTTATATATACAACTAGAACATATaatactaattaaaattaattggatctattttacttttggtttttgatttggGAATTGATCAAATGATTTTTCACACTAATTTTGAGTTTATTTGAGTTATATACTGCTTGCATGCTTTGAATTAGTTAatggaagaaaagtaaaacatacATATGAACTGATGAATGATAACGATTTAAAGAAATGTTACACTGAAGAtaattaataaaagtaaaatgtaaaaaaatattcatcatataaaactagaaaaaaattaatttaagtttCTTTACATTAATTAAACCTTAATTGAAATAATTACTTGATTAATTAGCTATGTAGGCCTAGGCAATCAAATTTTGAATGCTTAATTTATACAGTCTGAAGTTTCAATCACTTAACTACAGTTAATTAAGTTTAATTATTGAATACCAATTAATTATGACCATATATTAGATACAAAATATGCTCAATATTGCTGCATTATGAACATAATGTATAGGAGGATGGATAACTTCGCACTAGTATTAAAATTAAGGTTATAGAGGCCATGAAAATTATAGGATATATAGGGTGTCGTATTATATATATCCCCCATAATATTTCTTCTTTAATCGATGTCATAATCTTTTTTCTTCCCCTCTTTTATGAACTTCCAATTGTCTTATTCTCTTATGCACGTGCTCATCATTCGCCAGCCGTGTAGAAGATACTTCTACTATTTCTATGCTCGATCCATAAACAAAATAGAATAGAAATTAATCAAGTTGAAATCAAATCCTAGCCTGCAATAAGAGCAAATATTTATGAAGACATTACCATCATTTAAGCACCTGACATGTACACATTTCTTACATAGCAAAGAACACATTCTTGTGAACTCTTCTAACATATGCTTTCCATagaacataaaaatattaacataaaaTCCCACAAaccaaaaacattttaaaacacacttaacaTCCACTATGCATTTTTAGGCGATGTTTGACCATGAGATATAAGACAGTTTTCTAGTTTTGAAACCAAACATTttgttaagaaattaattaaggtTGATTTTAAAACTAGAAAATTCGTTTTTTAGTTCATGTGCAAAAAGGGctaatctcttaaaaaaaagACAAGTTTAGGTCTTATCCAACAATTTAAGATTACATTTACTTCAAGCTAAGACCATTTATATTTTAAGAATAActgtattaattttttggttatataCATAAGACAAGGAAAAACATACAGAAGTAACAGAACCATGCACCTAAGGAAGATGAAACCATTACCAGGGTTTATTGAACCTTCGAGGTGctatagagggaaaaaaaaaaaaaaaataaataaactgatCGATGACTTAATACAAGATTAGTGGCTAAATGATTCAAGGAGAAAATCAAAGTGGGTTTGCTTAGCAAGTAGGttataccattttttatttCGTTTATGAgtataattatttatcaaatatcaaataaatgattaaaaatatgttaatttatTCATGAGTAtcttaattaaaatactaaacaataaacaaaagactaaaaataataatttgctattcaaaaatcttaattttttgataacttGAATGGACAAAATTCCATTCAAAGATTAAGTCAACTTGTACTCATAGTAGCTAGACTAAATAGTAACATATTAAGAGCTTAATGAAATCTAGAGTTGAGATAAAATGTAGAATTTGACATTTTTGGGAGCAAGGTAGGAGGCCAAATGTGAATCAGCTTTTCTTAGGAGCAATAactcttcttttccttttctataaAGTAATTTCCACTTTAAATCAACTTATATTGCTGATTAGATCATTTTTACCTTGttatgaacaaataattttctatcttTAGTTAGTTTCCatctctttcaaaattttttcctTATATCTGTTGGATAATTGGGGCTTAAGTAAGATTATGACATTTTATCTCAgtacactttcttttttttttttttttttcctctttaaatATCGATCGAGATCATCACCAACCTCTTTCCAATAGCTCTTGGTTtcaaacacaaaaaagaaaattaaattaattgttgATCGACCTTATTAAATGAACCAAAATACTATAAGAGCTACCATGCATGCAATGACTGCTTCTCCTATTCAGGTTAATTGGTTTccattcctaattttttttttttttcattcaaaccTATATATATCAAGGCCTTAAAACAATTGCCTAGTGTTTGATGTCAGATGGATGATTTTAGCTGCCCTACTTATTTTTCATGTAAGAGAGTGATCAAGTTagcaaataaaaagaataatgcATCGTTGCAAGTACTAATTATCAATTACATGAATGTTAATTGCTAGAATTTCATAGAAAATGCTGAGCTAGTTTCTGCTACCATAATTTAGTGTATTTTCATATggtatttgttcatttttatacatttaattataaattttcaactGTATGTTCTATTATAATGCTTTTAGATAAAAAGCGGTGGttgacatattttttatttatttatttttttttgggattaacGGCAGAAGTTATTACCGTTGTACGTACAATAATTGTCGAGTAAAGAAAAGGGTGGAACGACTTTCAGAGGATTGTCGTATGGTAATCACAACTTATGAAGGTAGACACAACCACTCTCCTTGTGATGACTCAAATTCCTCCGAACATGAATGTTTTAGCTCCTTTTAATTTatacacattatatatatagctaaattAGAGAGAACAAAAACATTAACTTATTGTAATATTCCAGTATGTATTATTAGCTTTGTGACAatctttgtcaaattgattTTGAGGGATTGCCATCCTATTAAGTTTCCGAAGGTTCTATATCCTtgttcatatataatataaatgtcATCCTCTTGCCGTTGATGTTTATGCATAAACACACGATGATAGCTTCGTTTTTAGGCAACAtgtttaatatacatataaagcAGCCTAGAATATCTTTAGCTTTGCTGCCCAATagaatattatactatatagtCATTCTTTTATCATACTTTATTATGAGGACCTTGattatcattaattaaattttgaattattttaaacatttagatttaaaaattaattggtaAACTATATGTgtttaatgaaatatttaaattgtacAAGGAAAAAGTAAACCGTATATAGACTTATATAAATTCcaaatctatttttatattttatcatttgaaatgatttaaaaactaataagaaaGATTTGATAGAAAACAATAAAGATGGTTTTTacttgagaatatatatattttaattaaactcacATTTGGTTATGCtgatggttttaacattaattttttttattaatttttatttctttaaaaattaaaaattaaaaatcaattaataagctaatataaatttattgacataccaaaattttatttaaaaataatatatcctATAAAACTTAATtaagtataaatatattattaaatttcatctattaaaacaaatcaataattgataaagaaaattcttatattaaaatcatcGTTAACGTAATATGagattggttatatatatatatatatatatacactgataaattggttgtatatatatatatatatattatagtgatTAGTGAAACCCTTCGTCTGAGTTTACATTTACAAACTATATAGTATGCGAACATTTATAATCCATAAATTCGGCAGGAATTTATAATTTCCTTAGATTGTTCACcccactcaaaattatgtttatttgttaTACCATTTCTCAAATTATTTCCAGTCCAACTTTGAAGGTAATTAAAGCCTaaagtatataaatatgaaagaatTGTAAACCCCCTATAGCCAAACATCTACATTCTATACTAGCTAGCTAGCCAGCCGATTCACCTGAAGGAGGGCCTAACAAGTCACAGCACCTGaaatattccttttttcttttttctttttgtttttttgggaacACTCTCTAAttatactcatatatataacccaatatatatttgtattgtgtgtttaattattaccaaataatcaacattttattattgattcatttattgttgttgttcaATATAATGTGTAAAGGCATGCACCTATATATGTTCATGtaatgcaaaagaaaaaatgtaaaaaacaaAACTAGAAACAAAAACATAACGTAAAAAAGAGCTAAAACTTTCGGTGCTGAATGACTTCACAAATCACAATCCAATATCTGGAGGGTAGttcattttcttaattaaattctAAAACGTAATGAATCTGTCTAGTTTGCCAACAGCTGAAGTAATTTGTTTGTGACAACATACAAATTGGAAAGTCAGGCGCTGTATAATTAATGAGGTTGGCAATATATTGATGgaaactaaaattatataaagtcCGATCACATCAATTAATTTCAACACTACTAGTACATCCATATTCTTATAATTTGTTCAAAATATTGTAAGTCTATGACTATGAGCCTACCACTTTCGGTGAAAAGGATAGATCGATAGAGAtgaattttaaaaggaaaaattgaaatttatagtCTAGGATCTTCGAAAATCAATATATCTGTATGTCTATCTTCGAATTCAGCGTCATTAAGACCAAAGAAGTTTAAGTGATGTGTATCATTTCCCAAGCATCTTAGCATGTTTTGAAGTACATATACAAATTGGTGATAGATAAATTTGATTATCATTttattcagccaaaaaaaaaaaaaaaagagtttgtcgTTCATTTTAGAAtgatccattttattttattttatttatttatttatttattttcactaaGGAAAGAGATTCATGGTTGTCTTTAAAAAGCTATGGCATAATTCATTTGTTtgttaaaagaagaaagaaattgttTTAAGGGGCTCAATCAATGTTATGTCTTTTGATTATAGAAGGCTGTGTGAAACTGTGAATGAATGCAAGGGTTATTGCATCCTTGATTTGGGAGAGGGCAAATATGTGAATCAGCCAGCTTAATGACTTTTCATCAGGTAAAGATTatccttaattttatattttatcatatggCTTGTTTTCACAGGTTGATGAGTCACAACGAAGATTGCATATTCCTGAATTTCCTTTTCCCAGACCTTGACagccaaaacccaaaaaaaaaaaaaaaaaaaaaaaaaaaaaacacaaattccACAAGAATCTCTCACAGAAAAACACATTTCATTTTAAAAGCAGAACTTATAACTACCACTTTTCATTGTAACTCTGATTCTTCCACCATTCTTGAACTGCAAGATTCAGAATGATaagaatgaataatttttttggttctttatttaaattattctcttcatttatttatttatttttattttgcagttACGTaacaattattttgattttgtaaaacaaGTTTTCTGAATTTCTGTTTTTCTGACTGTGAAAAAGCACATGGATTTATTGtactattataaattaaattgc includes the following:
- the LOC132803814 gene encoding probable WRKY transcription factor 12, coding for MEGDRGVPNYELQVSFSATPPPPIHEMGFVQFEDHNQVLSFLSPNNNNNNNNNNNNSHSTTPPLNGGSTATTTSAAAAAATATTMGFGHGDHLAARSSWNNDQVGTLDPKGINNDENCSTGNASDGSNSWWRSSTSEKSKVKVRRKLREPRFCFQTRSDVDVLDDGYKWRKYGQKVVKNSLHPRSYYRCTYNNCRVKKRVERLSEDCRMVITTYEGRHNHSPCDDSNSSEHECFSSF